Proteins encoded in a region of the Mucilaginibacter sabulilitoris genome:
- a CDS encoding UbiD family decarboxylase, which yields MGYKSLQACIADLEKNGHLVRIKDEVDPYLQMAAIHLRVFENQGPAILFENIKGSKFPAISNLFGTLERSKFIFRDTLDKIKTLVELKNDPLKAIKHPFKYANVGLTALSALPMKSRAGAPVNFGRCKISDIPQIVNWPMDGGPFVTMPQVYTEDADKPGIMNANLGMYRIQLAGNDYILNQEIGLHYQIHRGIGVHQTKANARGLPLKVSIFVGGPPSHPVAAVMPLPEGLSEMTFAGALGNRRFRYFYDDEGFCISADADFVITGTVMPHDNKPEGPFGDHLGYYSLIHPFPLLKVHNVYHRKDAVWSFTVVGRPPQEDTSFGALIHEISGAAIPKEIPGLHAVNAVDAAGVHPLLFAIGSERYTPYIQERKPQEILTIANHILGKSQLSLAKYLLIAAKEDDQSLDVNNIPVFLNHILQRVDFTRDLHFYTRTTIDTLDYSGSGLNSGSKVAITVAGDIKRELWAELPSWFDLPRPVNNYKIALPGVLMVEVPKHINHKDIDNIVSIIEYRLKEEEDDLNGLALIVLCDDAGFAAENVNNFVWVTFTRSNPSHDIYGIGSFTEHKHWGCTGPLIIDARIKPHHAPVLEKDPEVEKSVDKMGAKGAALHGII from the coding sequence ATGGGTTATAAAAGTTTACAGGCTTGTATTGCCGATCTTGAAAAGAATGGTCACCTGGTACGCATTAAGGACGAAGTTGATCCTTACTTGCAAATGGCCGCGATTCATTTGCGCGTATTTGAAAACCAGGGCCCGGCCATACTTTTTGAAAATATTAAGGGCAGTAAATTCCCGGCGATATCTAATTTATTTGGTACGCTTGAGCGGTCTAAGTTTATTTTCAGAGATACGCTCGACAAGATTAAAACATTGGTTGAACTCAAGAACGACCCCCTTAAGGCCATAAAACATCCGTTTAAATATGCAAATGTAGGCCTTACAGCCCTATCGGCACTACCTATGAAGAGTAGAGCCGGCGCTCCGGTTAATTTTGGGCGTTGCAAAATAAGCGATATCCCACAAATAGTGAATTGGCCAATGGATGGCGGCCCTTTTGTAACTATGCCACAGGTATATACCGAAGATGCAGATAAACCCGGTATTATGAATGCCAATCTGGGCATGTATCGAATACAACTGGCCGGCAATGATTATATTTTAAATCAGGAAATTGGCTTGCATTATCAAATACATCGCGGTATTGGCGTACATCAAACAAAAGCAAATGCCAGGGGATTGCCCTTAAAGGTGAGCATATTTGTGGGCGGCCCGCCGTCGCACCCGGTTGCGGCAGTAATGCCTCTGCCTGAAGGCCTGTCAGAAATGACATTTGCCGGGGCCCTGGGTAACCGGCGCTTTCGCTATTTTTATGACGATGAAGGTTTTTGCATTTCGGCAGATGCTGATTTTGTGATTACCGGAACAGTAATGCCTCATGACAATAAGCCCGAGGGGCCTTTTGGCGATCATCTGGGTTATTACAGTCTGATACACCCTTTTCCGCTGTTAAAAGTTCATAATGTTTATCACCGTAAAGATGCGGTATGGTCATTCACGGTAGTTGGTCGCCCGCCGCAGGAAGATACAAGTTTTGGGGCGCTTATTCATGAAATCAGCGGGGCAGCTATTCCAAAAGAGATACCTGGCTTACATGCCGTTAATGCTGTTGATGCGGCCGGTGTGCACCCATTGTTATTTGCCATAGGTAGCGAACGTTATACGCCTTATATCCAGGAGCGCAAGCCACAGGAGATACTGACCATTGCCAATCATATATTAGGTAAGAGCCAGCTGAGTTTGGCAAAATACCTGTTAATTGCCGCTAAAGAAGACGACCAAAGTTTAGATGTAAATAACATCCCGGTATTTTTAAATCATATCCTGCAACGGGTTGATTTTACCCGCGATCTGCATTTTTATACCCGTACCACCATTGACACACTTGATTACAGCGGCAGCGGACTAAATTCGGGCAGCAAAGTTGCTATTACCGTTGCCGGTGATATTAAACGCGAATTATGGGCTGAACTACCATCATGGTTTGATTTGCCGAGGCCGGTTAACAATTACAAAATAGCCCTGCCCGGTGTGCTCATGGTAGAGGTTCCGAAACATATAAACCATAAGGATATTGATAACATTGTAAGCATTATAGAATACCGGCTTAAGGAAGAAGAAGATGATCTGAATGGCCTTGCGTTAATTGTGCTATGTGATGATGCAGGCTTCGCTGCCGAAAACGTAAATAATTTTGTTTGGGTAACCTTTACCCGCAGTAACCCATCGCACGATATTTATGGCATTGGCAGCTTTACCGAGCATAAGCATTGGGGATGTACCGGGCCACTTATTATCGATGCCCGTATAAAGCCGCACCACGCCCCCGTATTAGAAAAAGATCCCGAAGTTGAAAAATCGGTTGATAAAATGGGAGCAAAGGGCGCCGCCCTGCACGGCATTATTTAA
- a CDS encoding DUF1634 domain-containing protein: protein MNKNFKDTDMQIVIGWILRLGVLLSMIIIFIGGVIYLYRHGHTPANYATFNGIPDFVHNASGIFNGIIALRGRAIIQAGIVLLIATPVVRVVFSAIGFLLEKDYLYTGITLFVLLIITASMLSGHAG from the coding sequence ATGAACAAGAACTTTAAAGATACTGATATGCAGATAGTTATCGGGTGGATATTACGCCTTGGTGTATTGCTGTCCATGATCATTATTTTTATTGGTGGTGTAATTTACTTGTACAGGCACGGACATACACCAGCTAACTATGCTACTTTTAATGGCATCCCCGATTTTGTTCACAATGCTTCCGGAATATTCAATGGCATTATTGCCTTAAGAGGACGAGCCATTATACAGGCAGGCATAGTTTTATTAATTGCTACGCCAGTAGTAAGGGTAGTATTTTCTGCCATCGGATTTTTACTCGAGAAAGACTATCTATACACCGGTATTACGCTGTTTGTTTTACTTATTATTACAGCAAGCATGCTTAGTGGTCATGCAGGTTAA
- a CDS encoding DUF885 domain-containing protein yields the protein MAFLTACKKDMGGSGSGPLMGKDDAAFAIYENSFLDALWKLDPDWATSVGYHKYDSLLYIPNEQSRQKMIEFIKVQVDSLSRFEANTLNEGNRIDYKIMQNQLDYSQWQIERLKAYEWDPSSYNVISTFAYILNEHYAPLTKRLRNFYQRMANVPLYYKDAEKQIKNPVAELTSLAIEQNLGGLDVIEKDFADSLKKTDIPKAEKKLMTDRAAQCAQAIKGYADWLKALKNDHPRSFRLGKDLYEDKFKYEIVAANSAQQVYNTAVQRKKYLHGQMAKISRQLWPKYFGNRTIPTDTLGLISAMIDTLSSKHVKPDEFQSAIVQLIPKLNAFVKAKDLLTLDPSKPLIIRKEPGYMAGVAGASMSGPGPYDKGGNSYYNVGSLAGWSPAKAESYLREYNQYIIQILSIHEAIPGHYVQGVYANKAPSIIKSVFGNGAMNEGWAVYAEEMMLDSGYGNKEPEMRLMWYKWHLRSVCNTILDYSVHNGNMTKDEAIKMLTTEAFQQQAEAEGKWKRVSVSSVQLTSYYTGYKEIIDLRDAYKTKMGDKFKLKEFNEKFLSYGSAPVKFIKEAMLAKPPASKN from the coding sequence ATGGCTTTTTTAACTGCCTGCAAAAAAGATATGGGAGGGAGCGGCAGTGGACCGTTAATGGGTAAAGACGATGCAGCGTTCGCTATTTATGAAAATTCTTTCCTTGATGCTTTATGGAAATTAGACCCGGATTGGGCAACTTCTGTAGGCTATCATAAATACGACAGCCTGCTGTATATCCCCAATGAACAAAGCCGCCAGAAAATGATAGAATTCATAAAGGTGCAAGTAGATTCACTGAGCCGTTTTGAAGCTAATACACTAAACGAAGGTAACCGTATAGATTATAAAATAATGCAAAACCAGCTCGATTATTCTCAATGGCAAATTGAGCGGCTAAAAGCCTACGAGTGGGACCCTTCATCATACAACGTGATAAGTACCTTTGCTTATATCCTGAACGAACACTATGCTCCCCTGACCAAGCGCCTGCGTAATTTTTATCAGCGAATGGCCAATGTTCCGCTTTATTATAAAGATGCCGAAAAACAAATAAAAAACCCGGTTGCCGAGCTTACGAGTCTGGCCATTGAACAAAATCTGGGCGGACTGGATGTGATTGAGAAAGATTTTGCCGATTCATTAAAGAAAACAGATATTCCTAAAGCCGAAAAAAAATTAATGACCGACAGGGCCGCCCAGTGCGCTCAGGCCATTAAAGGTTATGCCGATTGGTTAAAAGCATTAAAGAATGATCATCCGCGCAGCTTCAGATTGGGTAAGGATTTGTATGAAGATAAATTCAAATATGAGATAGTAGCGGCAAATTCCGCGCAACAGGTTTATAATACCGCAGTTCAGCGCAAAAAATACCTGCATGGTCAAATGGCTAAAATAAGCCGCCAGTTATGGCCAAAATACTTTGGCAATAGAACTATCCCAACAGATACTCTTGGACTCATTAGCGCCATGATTGACACCTTGTCGTCCAAACATGTTAAACCAGACGAGTTTCAATCGGCCATTGTGCAACTTATTCCTAAGCTTAATGCTTTTGTGAAAGCTAAGGACCTGCTTACCCTTGATCCCTCAAAACCATTAATTATACGTAAGGAACCCGGATACATGGCTGGAGTTGCCGGTGCCTCTATGAGCGGCCCTGGCCCGTATGATAAAGGCGGAAATTCCTATTATAACGTAGGCAGTTTAGCCGGATGGAGCCCGGCAAAGGCCGAAAGTTACTTGCGCGAATACAATCAGTACATTATACAAATACTAAGCATTCATGAGGCTATACCAGGACACTATGTACAGGGTGTGTATGCCAATAAAGCGCCAAGCATTATTAAATCGGTGTTTGGTAATGGTGCCATGAACGAGGGTTGGGCCGTATATGCAGAAGAAATGATGCTCGACAGCGGCTACGGTAATAAAGAGCCCGAAATGCGACTGATGTGGTATAAATGGCACCTGCGCTCGGTTTGTAATACCATATTAGATTATAGCGTGCACAACGGTAACATGACTAAAGATGAAGCTATTAAGATGCTCACTACCGAGGCTTTTCAGCAACAGGCCGAAGCCGAAGGTAAGTGGAAAAGAGTAAGCGTAAGCAGTGTACAGTTAACCAGTTACTACACCGGCTATAAAGAGATCATTGACTTGCGCGATGCTTACAAAACGAAAATGGGCGATAAGTTTAAATTAAAAGAGTTTAACGAAAAGTTTTTAAGCTATGGAAGCGCACCGGTTAAATTTATAAAAGAGGCCATGCTGGCTAAGCCACCCGCGAGTAAAAATTAA
- a CDS encoding DinB family protein, with protein sequence MKTQYNEHEILIDELVHLLNGGNAHADLTRALDGLPSNLRGVKPDKLPYSIWQLVEHIRIAQWDMLEFCKDGSHESPNWPDDYWPKETSPTSDEAWNKSVRQINKDTDELMGLAKTGNLFEKIPHGDGQTILREILQAADHNAYHLAEIIMVRRLLDAWNN encoded by the coding sequence ATGAAAACACAGTATAACGAACACGAAATTTTAATAGATGAACTGGTACACCTGCTAAACGGTGGTAATGCCCATGCCGATTTAACAAGAGCATTAGATGGCTTGCCGTCTAACTTGCGAGGAGTTAAACCCGATAAGTTGCCTTATAGCATTTGGCAGTTGGTTGAGCATATCCGTATTGCACAATGGGACATGCTGGAGTTTTGTAAAGATGGAAGTCATGAATCGCCCAACTGGCCTGATGATTACTGGCCAAAGGAAACCAGCCCTACAAGTGACGAGGCATGGAATAAATCAGTTAGGCAAATAAACAAGGATACCGATGAGTTGATGGGTTTAGCAAAAACTGGTAACCTGTTTGAAAAAATACCACATGGCGATGGGCAAACTATTTTGCGTGAGATTTTGCAGGCGGCAGATCATAATGCCTATCATCTTGCCGAAATTATCATGGTCAGGAGACTGCTTGATGCCTGGAATAATTAA
- a CDS encoding sulfite exporter TauE/SafE family protein has product MSVIVFTLIIFIGSYFAGLLGSLTGLGGGFVIIPLLTLVLRVDIHYAIGASLVSVIATSSGSAAAYVKEGITNIRLGMFLEIATTAGAMVGALIAVYIPTNFIAILFGIILIMSAILSLVKKAEQINQEKNKLAEKLKLNSSYPTVNGAVTYSVKNVGGGFFMMLFAGVISGLLGIGSGALKVLAMDTVMRIPFKVSTTTSNFMIGVTAAASAVVYLQRGYIDPGLSMPVAIGVLFGALSGSKILVHATSSGWLRWVFAVVVTFLASQMIYNGFIGKI; this is encoded by the coding sequence ATGTCGGTGATTGTATTTACGCTTATCATATTTATAGGCTCGTATTTCGCGGGCTTATTGGGTTCATTAACGGGCTTAGGCGGTGGTTTTGTTATTATTCCGCTGTTAACTTTGGTATTAAGGGTTGACATTCATTACGCTATTGGCGCATCACTCGTTTCGGTTATCGCTACCTCATCAGGCTCTGCAGCCGCATATGTAAAAGAAGGTATTACCAATATAAGGCTGGGCATGTTCCTGGAGATTGCCACTACCGCGGGTGCAATGGTAGGCGCCTTAATAGCCGTTTATATACCAACAAATTTCATAGCTATTTTATTTGGTATAATCCTTATTATGTCGGCCATTCTTTCATTAGTTAAAAAAGCAGAACAAATAAACCAGGAAAAAAATAAGCTGGCCGAAAAATTAAAACTGAATAGCAGTTATCCAACCGTTAACGGGGCAGTAACCTACAGTGTAAAAAATGTTGGTGGTGGCTTTTTCATGATGCTTTTTGCCGGTGTTATATCAGGATTGCTGGGCATAGGGTCGGGAGCCTTAAAAGTATTGGCTATGGATACCGTTATGCGTATTCCCTTCAAAGTATCAACAACAACCAGTAATTTTATGATAGGCGTTACTGCAGCAGCCAGTGCGGTTGTTTACCTGCAGCGTGGTTATATTGACCCGGGCTTGTCAATGCCAGTGGCTATAGGTGTTTTATTTGGCGCATTAAGCGGGTCGAAAATATTGGTGCACGCCACTTCATCAGGCTGGTTGCGATGGGTATTTGCTGTTGTAGTAACCTTCCTGGCATCGCAAATGATATATAACGGCTTTATTGGAAAAATATAA
- a CDS encoding KTSC domain-containing protein, which yields MQRRMVESSALNSLGYDPSAKILEVEFRDSGGVWQYFGFTSRAYKKFMNSESLGHYFVTKIKGRYPELRIM from the coding sequence ATGCAAAGGCGTATGGTAGAGTCATCGGCATTAAATAGCTTAGGCTATGATCCCTCGGCCAAAATTTTAGAAGTAGAATTCAGGGATAGCGGCGGAGTGTGGCAATACTTTGGCTTTACGTCAAGGGCCTACAAAAAATTCATGAATTCCGAATCATTGGGCCACTATTTTGTCACCAAAATTAAAGGCAGGTATCCGGAGCTTCGCATTATGTAA
- a CDS encoding alpha/beta fold hydrolase, producing MKKLSLFILTICFATKINAQSEPANYITALNKFKQLYNNNQPDSIYNMFSPEMKAALPADNFKSTTIQLKEQLGNLVDADFMKYEAPLAYYKATFQKNTFLLNLSVNSKNQFTGLLLKPYQAPAKTTESAVSTLPTDPSITESPVSLKTLSGSIAGTLAMPKNVNGKIPVVMIIAGSGPTDRDGNSPKLGLSANTYKMIANELGKNGFASLRYDKRLVGQSVSSTKESELRFEDYIEDAVGLINLLNDDQRFSKIIILGHSEGSLIGMMAAYEQPIKAFISVAGAGDSADKIMTEQMKSQPQWIADGFNRMLDSLKRGKTTDNIDPALYSVARPSVQKYLMSWFRYNPTREIKKIKIPILIVQGTTDLQVTVADADKLKKAKSDAVLAIIPGMNHVLKEAPADKAANIATYNQPDLPLKPEFVKALISFLNKEK from the coding sequence ATGAAGAAATTAAGCCTTTTTATCCTTACCATCTGCTTTGCAACAAAAATAAATGCCCAGTCAGAACCGGCTAATTATATTACCGCTTTAAACAAGTTTAAACAATTGTACAACAATAACCAGCCCGATAGCATCTACAATATGTTTAGCCCTGAAATGAAGGCCGCCCTACCTGCCGATAATTTCAAGAGTACCACTATACAATTAAAAGAACAGCTTGGCAATTTAGTGGATGCCGATTTCATGAAATATGAGGCTCCACTTGCCTATTACAAAGCTACTTTTCAGAAAAACACCTTTTTATTGAACCTATCCGTAAACTCAAAAAACCAATTTACAGGTTTGCTTTTAAAACCTTACCAGGCGCCTGCAAAAACTACCGAGTCAGCTGTTTCAACTTTACCAACTGATCCCTCAATAACAGAATCACCGGTATCATTAAAAACCTTATCGGGCTCCATAGCTGGAACACTGGCCATGCCTAAAAATGTCAACGGCAAAATACCTGTTGTTATGATTATTGCGGGCTCAGGCCCAACCGACCGCGATGGTAATAGCCCTAAACTGGGGCTATCTGCCAATACATATAAGATGATAGCCAATGAATTGGGTAAAAATGGTTTTGCTTCGTTGCGTTATGACAAGCGCCTTGTTGGCCAGAGCGTAAGTTCAACCAAAGAAAGTGAGCTGCGCTTTGAAGATTATATTGAGGACGCGGTTGGTCTGATTAATTTATTGAATGACGACCAGCGATTTTCAAAGATCATCATATTGGGTCATAGCGAAGGCTCGTTAATAGGCATGATGGCCGCTTATGAGCAACCCATAAAAGCATTTATATCTGTAGCTGGCGCAGGCGACTCGGCCGATAAAATCATGACCGAACAAATGAAATCGCAGCCACAATGGATTGCTGATGGTTTTAACCGAATGCTCGATAGCCTAAAACGAGGTAAAACAACAGATAACATTGATCCGGCCTTGTATTCAGTTGCCAGGCCAAGCGTACAAAAGTACCTGATGTCCTGGTTTAGATATAATCCCACTCGCGAAATCAAAAAAATAAAGATCCCCATTTTAATTGTACAGGGCACTACCGACCTTCAGGTTACCGTTGCTGATGCCGACAAATTAAAGAAAGCAAAGTCAGACGCCGTGCTTGCCATAATACCCGGCATGAACCACGTTTTAAAAGAGGCACCTGCAGATAAGGCTGCGAATATAGCTACCTATAATCAACCCGACCTGCCACTTAAACCCGAGTTTGTAAAAGCCCTTATAAGCTTCTTAAACAAGGAAAAATAG
- a CDS encoding TonB-dependent receptor has translation MENNEAAEAATVVLLKAADSSVVRSSLANKNGVFDFTGITADTYLLLATSIGCNKVYSGPYKVLNGQSVIAPNMFLKLINNQLQEIKVVARRPYIEVKPGKIVLNMQTSITAEGNSVYDVLRQSPGVHVNSGNDALIISGRQPALITIDGKPTNLTGDDLVNLLRGMQSNNIDQIEMITSPSAKYDASGGGIINIIQKKGTNIGTNGTFTAGAGYGKYYKSRAGVIFNNRTDKLNVFGNYTFEGNKTNRYINTNRNIKYNDTLSNYNVDYNNIQKSFIHNFKLGADYAISPKQTIGFLVSGIFRQDDFLKDNNLKISNQNRLDSVIIAKSDLDRGTSFLNYNINYNGLLDKSGKNLSADVNYSTYNRHSDEYITNNFYTPTGARYRDSLQLENLSPSDIRIWTSKIDYVNPLSKTARLETGVKYNHIQSNNNLIFGPLVNSVYQADPNYTNRFIYTEIVSAGYLNYINKIGKFDITAGLRAEKTNSKGRSIGIAGAPSVTNQNSYFNLFPQAQLNYQLNKKNAFSLSYNRGIHRPDYQDINSFLYYTDLYDYVSGNPNLKPEYTSAVQLSHTYNDTFISTLYYNVTNDAYDFPVYEQNDSSKVNITIRRNFGRIFVYGATFYAPVQFNSWWNASFNLDASYQRYVAYAVNGNFNKGMQDIIFNTTQNFTLNSTILAELSGRYESPTLYGVNQIRQSYTVNAGISKQIFNKRGSLKLNVIDIFNTDRERYRILYQNVDLSGLNKRETRRVMLNFTYRFGKSSIKSASKHNTGSDDEVRRTGNQ, from the coding sequence ATGGAAAATAATGAAGCTGCTGAGGCTGCTACTGTTGTTTTACTCAAAGCTGCCGACTCATCAGTGGTAAGATCAAGCCTGGCCAACAAAAACGGCGTGTTTGACTTTACCGGTATCACTGCCGATACTTATCTGCTTTTAGCTACAAGCATAGGCTGCAACAAAGTTTATTCAGGACCATATAAAGTTTTGAATGGCCAAAGTGTAATTGCCCCAAACATGTTCCTGAAACTAATTAACAACCAGTTGCAAGAGATTAAAGTGGTAGCGCGAAGGCCCTATATTGAAGTAAAACCCGGAAAAATAGTCCTTAACATGCAAACCAGCATAACTGCTGAGGGAAATTCAGTGTACGATGTGCTGAGGCAATCGCCGGGAGTGCATGTAAACAGCGGCAACGACGCCCTGATTATCAGTGGCCGGCAGCCTGCTTTGATAACTATTGACGGAAAACCTACAAACTTAACCGGAGATGACCTGGTAAATTTGCTGCGCGGTATGCAAAGCAATAATATTGATCAGATAGAGATGATTACCAGCCCATCGGCAAAATATGATGCATCGGGTGGTGGCATTATAAATATTATACAAAAAAAGGGAACCAATATAGGTACCAACGGAACTTTTACTGCCGGAGCAGGTTATGGAAAATATTATAAAAGCCGGGCCGGTGTTATTTTTAATAACCGTACTGATAAGCTCAATGTATTTGGCAATTACACTTTTGAAGGTAATAAAACTAATCGCTACATTAACACCAACAGAAATATTAAGTATAATGATACTTTAAGTAATTATAATGTTGATTATAATAATATTCAAAAATCATTTATACACAACTTTAAATTGGGGGCCGACTACGCTATATCTCCCAAGCAAACCATTGGTTTTTTGGTAAGCGGCATTTTTCGGCAAGATGACTTTCTGAAGGATAATAATTTGAAAATATCAAATCAGAACAGGCTCGATTCGGTGATTATCGCTAAGTCTGACCTTGATCGGGGCACCAGTTTTTTAAATTACAATATCAATTATAATGGGCTGCTTGATAAGAGCGGTAAAAATCTGTCGGCCGATGTGAACTATTCAACATATAATCGCCACTCGGACGAGTATATAACCAATAATTTTTATACCCCTACAGGTGCCCGATATCGCGATTCGTTGCAACTGGAGAATCTTTCCCCTTCAGATATTCGTATCTGGACTTCAAAAATAGATTATGTAAACCCTTTGTCAAAAACGGCAAGGCTGGAAACAGGAGTAAAATATAACCATATACAAAGTAATAATAATTTGATATTTGGCCCGTTGGTGAATAGTGTTTACCAGGCTGATCCTAATTATACCAATCGCTTTATATATACCGAAATTGTAAGCGCGGGTTACTTAAATTATATTAATAAAATAGGGAAGTTTGATATTACCGCCGGCTTACGGGCCGAAAAAACAAATTCAAAGGGGCGCTCAATAGGTATAGCGGGAGCGCCATCTGTAACAAACCAAAATAGTTACTTTAACTTATTTCCGCAGGCACAGCTAAATTATCAGCTTAATAAAAAAAATGCATTTAGCTTAAGCTATAACCGGGGCATACACCGGCCGGACTACCAGGATATTAATTCATTTTTATATTATACTGATCTTTATGATTATGTGTCTGGTAACCCCAATCTAAAACCAGAGTACACCAGCGCTGTACAATTATCACATACCTATAACGATACCTTTATAAGCACATTGTATTATAATGTTACTAATGATGCTTATGATTTTCCGGTATATGAGCAAAATGATTCCTCTAAAGTTAATATAACCATTCGTAGAAATTTTGGCAGGATATTCGTTTACGGGGCTACTTTTTACGCCCCCGTACAGTTTAATAGCTGGTGGAATGCCAGCTTTAACCTGGATGCCTCGTATCAGCGTTACGTTGCTTACGCGGTAAATGGAAATTTTAACAAAGGGATGCAGGATATTATTTTTAATACTACACAGAATTTTACACTGAACAGTACCATTTTAGCCGAGCTCTCCGGAAGGTACGAGTCCCCAACCTTGTATGGTGTTAACCAGATCAGGCAAAGCTATACTGTGAACGCGGGTATTAGTAAACAAATTTTTAATAAGCGGGGCAGCTTAAAATTGAACGTTATTGATATTTTTAATACCGATCGCGAACGATACAGGATACTATATCAGAATGTTGACCTCTCCGGTCTAAATAAAAGAGAAACCCGCAGAGTGATGCTTAATTTTACCTATCGTTTTGGAAAATCATCAATTAAATCGGCCAGTAAACATAATACCGGTAGCGATGATGAGGTAAGAAGAACCGGCAACCAATAA